One stretch of Chitinophaga pendula DNA includes these proteins:
- a CDS encoding FecR family protein, with amino-acid sequence MRRHPTYETYARYAVADYLADECFLEWVKHNPAELQAFWRQFLQLHPEKESEVQAARDMITKLRFLEQSPSDEQIERLWQHIEAGTDTPARKVTKQRRLYWQHTRMWAAAVILFLLSFGIWWWFGDRHTTIRTADALRRQVTLPDASVITLNANSVLRYPTHFRGSTREVWIAGEAFFDITRQITDKDQHLQPFIVHTPTLDVIVTGTSFNVHTRRQTAQVVLNSGRITVRYKDAVYPEQRLLPGQAITYIDGQAPQLLAADTSRASSWKKGKFTFTDTPLREVIQQIEDYYGYRVILKDSTMNSYLINAALDIPDISTLEAVLSDVLHVDVKKQDHTLIFSDHP; translated from the coding sequence ATGAGACGTCATCCTACTTACGAGACTTATGCACGTTATGCGGTTGCTGATTACCTGGCAGATGAATGTTTTCTGGAATGGGTAAAGCACAATCCGGCAGAGCTACAGGCTTTCTGGCGACAGTTTTTGCAGTTACACCCTGAGAAGGAGTCAGAAGTGCAGGCTGCCCGGGATATGATCACCAAATTACGTTTTCTTGAACAATCGCCCAGCGATGAGCAGATAGAGCGGCTTTGGCAGCATATAGAGGCAGGTACCGACACGCCTGCCCGTAAGGTGACGAAGCAGCGTCGCCTTTACTGGCAGCATACCCGGATGTGGGCAGCTGCGGTTATCCTCTTTTTATTGTCTTTTGGTATCTGGTGGTGGTTCGGCGATCGTCATACGACCATCCGCACGGCAGATGCCCTGCGCCGGCAGGTCACATTGCCAGACGCGTCCGTCATTACGCTCAATGCTAATTCCGTTCTGCGTTATCCTACTCATTTCCGGGGCAGCACCCGGGAAGTATGGATAGCGGGGGAGGCATTTTTTGATATTACGCGGCAGATTACAGACAAAGATCAGCACTTGCAACCTTTTATCGTCCATACGCCGACACTGGATGTGATCGTAACGGGTACCAGCTTTAATGTACATACCCGACGGCAGACGGCGCAGGTAGTGCTTAACAGCGGCCGGATCACTGTCCGCTATAAAGATGCAGTGTATCCGGAACAACGTCTCTTACCCGGCCAGGCGATCACTTATATCGATGGGCAGGCCCCTCAATTGCTGGCTGCCGACACATCCCGTGCCAGCAGCTGGAAGAAGGGCAAATTCACCTTTACAGATACACCGCTGCGTGAGGTGATACAACAAATAGAAGACTATTACGGTTACCGTGTGATCCTGAAAGATAGCACTATGAACAGTTATCTGATCAATGCGGCACTTGACATACCCGATATCTCTACCCTGGAAGCCGTACTTTCTGATGTATTACATGTAGATGTCAAAAAGCAAGACCATACGCTGATCTTTTCGGATCACCCATAA
- a CDS encoding DUF6029 family protein, translating into MKKLWLLLLAGYSAPAFAQEIPGKLSGGLETTHQYYVDDKVTAAQAPNDHFGSNTYFTLNYTLKNFYAGVQLEGYLPALQGYVNGLKGTKITHRFAGYRTDKIDITAGHFYEQYGNGLIFRTYEERQLGLDNVLDGVNVRFTPIGGIRFKASYGLQRILMDNGNGRIRGADLELDLLQLLGKKRSWELTVGGSYINRYQDYTGPDEHFPPAVNAYSGRLGISSAHYQLNTEYVYKSADPMDLNKNIQKPGSALYIGQVITTNKGLGIDLAFRRLESMDFRSDRGATDNIGTVNYLPAMTKLYTYALPNIYPYATQTLGEMGGKADIYYQFKRGTALGGKYGTKLSLTASLYHNLDTFQTRGKEGFTADFWRVGPTLLYRDLNVTLEKKWSPALKTILSYMNLHYNKEYIQGGKYGVVHANTAIADIQYTINRKNTIRAELQHLWTKDDEGNWGALLVEYSKVPGWSVFAGDMVNYQTKKIHYYNFGSAFTYKAARVSLSYGRQRAGLLCVGGICRMVPAYTGASLSFTYNF; encoded by the coding sequence ATGAAAAAACTATGGCTATTACTGCTGGCCGGGTACAGTGCTCCTGCCTTTGCGCAGGAGATACCCGGCAAGCTAAGCGGAGGGCTGGAGACGACGCATCAGTATTATGTGGATGACAAGGTAACGGCAGCGCAAGCCCCTAATGACCATTTTGGTTCCAACACTTATTTCACCCTCAACTATACGCTGAAGAATTTTTATGCCGGCGTACAACTGGAAGGTTACTTACCTGCATTACAAGGATATGTGAACGGCCTGAAGGGGACGAAGATCACGCATCGGTTTGCCGGTTACCGTACGGACAAGATCGATATTACTGCCGGGCATTTTTATGAGCAGTACGGAAACGGTTTGATCTTCCGGACTTATGAAGAGCGGCAGCTAGGGCTTGACAACGTGCTGGATGGGGTGAATGTAAGGTTTACGCCAATCGGTGGCATACGATTTAAGGCATCTTACGGATTGCAGCGTATCCTGATGGATAACGGTAATGGGCGTATACGCGGTGCTGACCTGGAACTCGACCTGTTGCAGCTACTAGGCAAAAAACGCAGCTGGGAATTAACAGTAGGCGGTAGCTATATAAACCGTTACCAGGACTATACGGGTCCGGATGAACATTTTCCGCCGGCGGTGAATGCTTACTCGGGCCGGTTAGGTATCTCAAGCGCCCACTACCAGTTGAATACGGAGTATGTATACAAAAGTGCTGACCCGATGGACCTGAACAAGAACATCCAGAAGCCCGGCAGTGCATTGTACATTGGCCAGGTGATCACCACCAATAAAGGACTGGGCATCGATCTGGCATTCCGGCGGCTGGAGAGCATGGATTTCAGATCGGACAGGGGAGCGACAGATAACATCGGTACTGTCAACTATCTGCCTGCGATGACGAAGTTGTACACTTATGCGCTGCCTAATATCTATCCTTATGCGACACAGACGCTGGGTGAGATGGGCGGCAAAGCAGACATCTACTACCAGTTCAAGCGGGGTACGGCATTGGGCGGTAAATACGGCACTAAATTGTCGCTGACAGCCTCTCTTTATCATAACCTGGACACATTCCAGACAAGAGGTAAGGAAGGTTTTACTGCTGATTTCTGGCGGGTAGGACCGACCTTATTGTACCGGGACCTGAACGTGACACTGGAGAAGAAGTGGTCGCCGGCATTGAAAACGATCCTGTCGTATATGAACCTTCATTACAACAAAGAGTATATACAAGGCGGTAAATATGGTGTGGTACATGCCAATACGGCGATAGCAGATATACAGTATACCATCAACCGGAAGAATACGATCAGGGCTGAGTTACAACATCTGTGGACCAAAGACGATGAGGGTAACTGGGGAGCTTTGCTAGTAGAGTACAGTAAAGTACCTGGCTGGTCGGTATTTGCCGGAGATATGGTGAACTATCAGACTAAAAAGATACATTATTATAATTTCGGCAGTGCGTTTACATACAAGGCCGCGCGGGTGTCGCTCAGTTATGGACGGCAGCGGGCCGGGCTATTGTGCGTGGGAGGTATCTGCCGGATGGTACCGGCTTATACAGGTGCCAGTTTGTCTTTTACTTACAATTTTTAA
- a CDS encoding TlpA family protein disulfide reductase: MNKLSAHLLIMFGIAVLTLLCHSTTYAQLKEQKLPSVQVKDMEGKLVSVSNIENDGKPVVISFWATWCKPCISELEAIADNYPDWKRESGVKLVAISIDDARTSAGIKSLVASRGWEYTVYNDYNQELRRALGIANIPYTLVLDGQGRIVERHAGYNPGDEHTLYDSVKKLAQP, encoded by the coding sequence ATGAACAAATTGTCTGCACATCTGCTTATAATGTTTGGTATCGCCGTGTTGACACTGCTTTGCCATTCTACTACCTATGCTCAGTTGAAGGAGCAAAAACTACCCAGTGTACAAGTGAAAGATATGGAAGGTAAACTGGTGTCGGTATCGAACATTGAAAACGACGGCAAGCCGGTTGTGATCAGTTTCTGGGCGACCTGGTGCAAACCCTGTATTTCGGAGCTGGAGGCTATTGCTGACAATTATCCGGACTGGAAGCGGGAATCTGGTGTCAAGCTGGTAGCGATCTCCATAGATGATGCCAGGACAAGTGCCGGTATCAAATCGCTGGTAGCCTCCAGGGGTTGGGAGTATACTGTATACAACGACTACAACCAGGAGTTGCGCCGTGCGCTGGGTATTGCCAATATTCCCTATACGCTGGTGCTGGATGGCCAGGGCCGGATCGTAGAGCGGCATGCCGGCTACAATCCCGGCGACGAGCATACGTTGTACGACAGCGTCAAAAAGCTCGCGCAGCCATAA
- a CDS encoding Omp28-related outer membrane protein: protein MYSKTNIPYKKFALAFSLLLAVACSSKKDDNPGPGPGPGPGPNGVEMGAPAKYTKKTIAEEFTGLWCGWCPRMPILLEELAKKQPNLIITAMHYGDAFAIDKTVTQAIMDKLGVTGFPTTVIGRKAEADFDYAGNSIKPTFAAAESATTEALKGDAPLGISLATTVTGTNLEVVAKVGSGTAVNDQKRKLVIYVLESGLKGKQENYYAGNAAYKGIPLLSKLPDLPKSIDNYVLDHVIRKVATDANGDEIPGDYKVKGAIFTKKYTIDISNYTAANVQVVAFVYGQDDEGKLIAVYNAQVVGAGKTQAFD, encoded by the coding sequence ATGTATTCAAAAACCAACATCCCCTACAAAAAATTTGCGTTAGCCTTTAGTCTGTTACTTGCTGTGGCCTGTTCCAGTAAGAAAGACGACAATCCTGGTCCTGGTCCCGGCCCTGGCCCTGGTCCCAATGGTGTAGAGATGGGCGCACCTGCCAAGTATACCAAAAAGACGATTGCAGAAGAGTTTACCGGGCTGTGGTGCGGCTGGTGTCCGCGTATGCCGATCCTGCTGGAGGAGCTGGCAAAGAAGCAACCTAACCTAATTATTACTGCCATGCACTATGGTGATGCATTTGCGATCGACAAGACGGTTACACAAGCTATCATGGATAAGTTAGGTGTAACGGGATTTCCGACCACAGTGATCGGCCGTAAGGCAGAAGCTGATTTCGACTATGCCGGTAACAGTATCAAACCAACTTTTGCTGCAGCAGAATCTGCCACTACTGAAGCGCTGAAAGGCGATGCTCCTCTGGGCATTTCACTTGCTACTACCGTAACGGGTACTAACCTGGAAGTGGTAGCGAAAGTAGGTTCGGGTACTGCTGTAAATGATCAGAAACGTAAACTGGTGATCTATGTGCTGGAAAGCGGATTGAAAGGCAAACAGGAAAACTACTATGCCGGTAACGCTGCTTATAAAGGTATTCCTTTATTGTCTAAGTTGCCTGACCTGCCTAAGAGCATCGACAATTATGTGCTGGATCATGTGATCAGGAAAGTAGCTACTGATGCGAATGGTGATGAGATTCCCGGCGATTACAAAGTGAAAGGCGCCATCTTCACTAAAAAGTATACGATCGACATCAGCAATTATACTGCGGCTAACGTACAGGTAGTTGCTTTTGTGTATGGACAGGATGATGAAGGTAAACTTATTGCCGTGTATAATGCACAGGTAGTAGGCGCTGGCAAAACACAAGCATTTGATTGA
- a CDS encoding RNA polymerase sigma factor yields the protein MPNSEEQEHWSAFQSGNKDALASLYNTYVRTLFNYGYKFTRDETLIEDCIQDMFVRIWDTRAKLSVPVSVKHYLLKAFRSILFRKMEQQSRRQYDTLDETYSFEAELSWESKFITDETQFLAYKKLQQALAQLPPRQKEALFLRYYEDASYEDIAKIMQTSVNATYKAVCKALGKLKEFYIPALLCMLYSYKHLSTFLHLLSVSR from the coding sequence ATGCCCAACAGCGAGGAGCAGGAACATTGGAGCGCCTTCCAGTCAGGCAATAAAGACGCGCTGGCATCCTTGTATAACACCTACGTGCGGACCCTTTTTAATTACGGATATAAGTTCACCCGCGATGAGACACTTATAGAAGATTGTATACAGGATATGTTTGTCCGTATATGGGATACGCGTGCGAAATTGTCAGTACCTGTCTCTGTAAAACATTATCTGTTAAAAGCTTTTCGTAGTATATTATTCCGGAAGATGGAGCAACAATCCCGCCGCCAGTATGATACACTGGATGAGACCTATAGCTTCGAGGCGGAGTTATCCTGGGAGAGTAAGTTCATTACGGATGAGACGCAATTCTTAGCGTATAAAAAGTTGCAACAGGCATTGGCTCAGCTTCCACCCCGGCAAAAGGAGGCTTTATTCCTGCGTTATTATGAAGATGCCTCTTACGAAGACATAGCTAAGATTATGCAGACTTCTGTGAATGCGACTTATAAAGCGGTCTGTAAGGCACTCGGAAAGTTAAAAGAGTTCTATATTCCTGCCTTGTTGTGTATGTTATACAGTTATAAGCACTTATCTACATTTCTGCACTTGTTATCTGTTTCCCGCTGA
- the pepE gene encoding dipeptidase PepE → MEKKIVLASTSTLFGGAYLDYLTPTVTTLFEGVKEIIFIPYARPGGISHDDYTARATAYFATQGIQVQGLHTFSDPVEAIRNAKGFFTGGGNTFLLVRQLHENNCMQVLKQAVENGAPYLGTSAGSNIGGINMQTTNDMPIVYPPSFATMGLVPFNLNPHYLDPIEGSQHMGETRETRIREFHTQNDIPVVGLREGNWIRVNNDTIVVEGIHTTRIFEQGKTPYEIPAGALLSFK, encoded by the coding sequence ATGGAAAAGAAGATCGTTTTAGCCAGTACCTCCACCTTATTCGGAGGCGCTTACCTGGACTACCTCACACCCACTGTAACGACCTTGTTCGAAGGCGTAAAAGAAATCATATTCATACCCTATGCCCGTCCGGGTGGTATCTCTCATGATGACTATACGGCACGTGCCACTGCCTATTTTGCTACACAAGGTATACAGGTACAAGGGCTACATACCTTCTCTGACCCGGTAGAGGCTATCCGTAATGCCAAAGGCTTCTTTACCGGCGGAGGCAACACCTTTCTGCTTGTCAGGCAATTGCATGAAAACAATTGCATGCAGGTGTTGAAACAAGCCGTGGAAAATGGAGCGCCCTATCTGGGTACCAGTGCTGGTAGCAACATCGGTGGCATCAATATGCAAACCACTAACGATATGCCTATCGTATACCCTCCCAGCTTTGCGACTATGGGGCTTGTACCTTTTAACCTGAACCCTCATTATCTCGATCCTATCGAAGGCTCTCAGCATATGGGCGAAACCCGGGAGACGCGTATCCGTGAATTCCATACACAGAACGACATACCCGTGGTAGGCCTCCGCGAAGGCAACTGGATCCGGGTCAATAACGATACGATCGTAGTAGAGGGCATTCATACCACCCGCATATTCGAACAGGGGAAAACGCCTTACGAAATACCGGCAGGTGCTCTCCTCTCCTTTAAATAA
- a CDS encoding class I SAM-dependent methyltransferase, whose translation MELNEAVALIQYPRQQLLMPETWADLGCGTGLFTRALSQLLPPDSTLYAVDKDKNALNAIPRIPGIHLQKVVADFTADTWEGERLDGILMANSLHYVSDQPAFLQRLLQHMQPAAGFLIVEYDTSIANPWVPYPLSYPALQQLFTSQGYQHIQRLGTRPSVYGRPMMYAAYISRK comes from the coding sequence ATGGAATTGAATGAGGCGGTAGCGTTAATACAATATCCGCGGCAGCAATTGCTGATGCCGGAAACCTGGGCTGATCTTGGTTGCGGAACTGGACTCTTCACCCGGGCGCTGTCACAGCTACTGCCTCCCGATAGTACCTTATATGCCGTCGATAAGGATAAGAACGCATTGAACGCGATTCCTCGTATACCGGGTATACACCTCCAAAAGGTAGTCGCCGATTTTACCGCCGATACCTGGGAAGGAGAACGCCTGGATGGTATACTAATGGCTAACTCCCTCCATTATGTAAGCGACCAGCCGGCCTTCCTTCAACGTCTGCTTCAACATATGCAACCTGCGGCAGGATTCCTCATCGTAGAATATGATACCTCCATCGCGAATCCCTGGGTCCCTTACCCGTTGAGTTACCCGGCCCTGCAACAATTATTCACCAGCCAGGGATATCAACATATACAACGCCTGGGCACCCGCCCTTCCGTATATGGCCGTCCCATGATGTATGCCGCATATATTAGCCGGAAATAA
- a CDS encoding condensation domain-containing protein: MSQDLHESFVKQQEDWKIHQQYDIEVLIGKVTFTDFDAIAFEHAYRTVLEQHESLRTVFMMQEEVLFQRVLAGTVAEGFEVTYLDSRPEPYTIDGLSPYMMEAMRDLTRGPLFRVLVAIYVDHTAVFLAMHHIISDEWSMKVLIQDLTRSYDAWLQGTVPALPVLPLQLKDYSRVKNEEWYGKQAERIRYWEQQLSPLLLSQLQERLIRRLAGQGVTVPSDPAVYDDFIKTTLHQPGGAMQYVARLTADAYTQLQQLAVQLRVSRLGVLIANAALLFHQEFGLSDLMISTLAGDRFRKQTEHLIGHLMGGVFLRIQLAGHETVSQLVRQVYLSFIQSLKHLIFSYDDYRDLPLQSGSMLHLNYMNEAFENRSWELPAEGHHPLDLVYYPLSIILIDDGEGGTLLWNYHQSFYTPAQVAHLHDRFCALLVVAGTTPEVVIAAPGTVS, translated from the coding sequence ATGAGCCAGGACCTACATGAATCGTTTGTTAAGCAGCAGGAAGACTGGAAGATCCACCAACAATATGACATTGAGGTATTGATAGGCAAGGTCACCTTTACCGACTTTGATGCTATTGCTTTTGAGCATGCGTACCGGACCGTGCTGGAGCAGCATGAGAGCTTGCGGACCGTATTTATGATGCAGGAGGAAGTACTTTTCCAGCGGGTGCTGGCGGGGACTGTAGCGGAAGGTTTCGAGGTGACGTACCTGGACAGTCGTCCGGAGCCTTATACGATCGACGGTCTTTCTCCCTATATGATGGAAGCGATGCGTGACCTGACGCGGGGACCTTTATTCCGGGTGCTGGTAGCTATTTATGTGGACCATACAGCCGTGTTCCTGGCCATGCACCATATTATATCCGATGAATGGTCCATGAAGGTGCTGATACAGGACCTCACCCGCTCTTATGATGCATGGCTGCAGGGTACCGTACCTGCCTTGCCGGTGCTGCCATTACAGCTGAAGGACTATTCCAGGGTCAAAAATGAGGAATGGTATGGCAAACAGGCCGAGCGGATCAGGTATTGGGAGCAGCAACTATCACCGCTGTTATTATCGCAGCTGCAGGAGCGGCTGATCCGGCGATTGGCCGGGCAGGGCGTAACTGTTCCTTCCGACCCGGCGGTCTATGATGACTTCATCAAAACGACCCTTCATCAACCCGGTGGGGCCATGCAGTATGTAGCACGGCTGACGGCGGATGCGTATACACAATTACAGCAGCTGGCAGTGCAACTACGTGTAAGCCGGCTGGGTGTACTGATCGCCAATGCTGCACTATTATTTCACCAGGAGTTCGGATTATCCGATCTGATGATCTCTACGCTCGCAGGCGACCGTTTCCGCAAGCAAACGGAACACCTGATCGGTCACCTGATGGGTGGGGTTTTCCTGCGGATACAACTGGCAGGGCACGAAACGGTCAGCCAGCTTGTGCGGCAAGTATATCTATCATTTATCCAGTCTTTAAAGCACCTGATCTTCAGCTATGACGATTACCGGGATCTGCCATTACAGTCCGGATCCATGTTGCACCTGAACTATATGAATGAGGCGTTTGAGAACCGTTCCTGGGAGCTACCTGCTGAGGGACATCACCCCCTGGACCTGGTATATTATCCGCTGTCGATCATCCTTATTGACGATGGCGAGGGAGGCACCCTACTGTGGAATTACCATCAAAGCTTTTATACGCCTGCGCAGGTGGCACATTTACATGATCGGTTCTGTGCATTGCTGGTGGTGGCAGGAACGACGCCGGAAGTAGTAATCGCAGCGCCTGGAACGGTGTCATGA
- a CDS encoding glycosyltransferase, protein MGGSLSWLAWSMIGLLSLKYCIYLLIAKVNAGRKRLQTTPIVPPISFYNDTLTVLIPAYNEEVTVAEVVNALLHDERGALRIIIIDDGSSDRTLDILQTHFAGHPRVTILSRPNGGKSAALNYGLQQVTTPFVSIIDADTVVRPGVLFRSLSVFDDPLVGAVSGNILVGNATETLPVRWQKIEYLTLNYEKYILQQPNWIAVIPGALGIFRTSALYRAGGFHEHALTEDYDLTVRIIQQGYKVKYLHMAKGQTEVPASWKALYKQRRRWIYGNLQSMLLHRKCFYSKQYHSTNRMALLLDLVYNKLMFASGCLLDITAIVSLVSTFSLPVYYGAYLLIDSLLPLYILYRHHAALRNYIWLLPQRLVFRGLTTITMIDGMITLLLNGKQKWNKLARTGNFTLQEADSI, encoded by the coding sequence ATGGGAGGATCACTTAGTTGGTTAGCCTGGAGCATGATCGGCTTGCTATCACTCAAGTATTGTATCTATTTGCTCATCGCAAAAGTAAACGCCGGCAGAAAAAGATTGCAGACAACCCCCATTGTCCCGCCCATCTCTTTTTATAACGATACCCTCACGGTACTGATACCTGCTTACAATGAAGAAGTCACGGTAGCCGAAGTGGTCAATGCACTACTACACGACGAAAGAGGCGCGCTCCGCATCATTATTATCGACGACGGCTCCTCCGATCGTACACTCGACATACTCCAGACGCACTTCGCCGGCCACCCCAGGGTTACCATACTTTCCCGGCCTAACGGTGGCAAATCTGCAGCCCTCAACTATGGTCTGCAGCAGGTGACCACCCCATTCGTCAGCATCATAGATGCAGATACCGTCGTACGGCCCGGGGTACTCTTCCGCAGCCTCTCCGTCTTCGACGACCCGCTGGTAGGCGCAGTATCCGGCAACATCCTCGTGGGTAACGCCACAGAAACCCTGCCCGTAAGATGGCAGAAGATAGAATACCTCACCCTCAACTACGAAAAATACATCCTCCAGCAACCCAACTGGATCGCCGTAATACCCGGCGCCTTGGGCATCTTCCGCACCAGCGCACTATACCGTGCCGGCGGCTTCCACGAACATGCCCTGACAGAAGACTATGATCTCACCGTCCGCATCATCCAACAGGGATATAAAGTGAAATATCTCCACATGGCCAAAGGACAGACAGAAGTGCCTGCCTCCTGGAAAGCCTTATACAAACAACGTCGCCGCTGGATATACGGTAACCTCCAGTCCATGTTACTGCACCGCAAATGCTTTTACAGCAAACAATATCATAGCACCAACCGCATGGCCTTGCTCCTGGACCTCGTGTATAATAAACTGATGTTCGCCTCCGGCTGCCTGCTCGATATTACGGCGATCGTATCCCTGGTAAGCACATTTAGCTTGCCCGTATATTATGGCGCCTACCTGCTTATCGATAGCCTGCTGCCGCTATATATATTGTACCGCCATCATGCCGCTTTACGTAATTATATATGGCTGCTGCCACAACGCCTGGTATTCAGAGGTCTGACCACCATTACCATGATCGATGGCATGATTACATTGCTGCTCAATGGAAAACAAAAGTGGAATAAATTGGCCCGTACCGGCAATTTCACCCTTCAGGAAGCTGATAGTATATGA